In the genome of Candidatus Poribacteria bacterium, one region contains:
- a CDS encoding amidohydrolase family protein, with translation MLIDVNAYLGHFAFRRLRYNTAEELLKLMDEKGIDKAIVSSASAITYRNAQSGNEELFEEVKGHEDRLIPFAVINPAYAGWEDDLRICREEFGMKGLRLYPKWHNYELSDPRCVELVNRATEMGMVISIPIRVEDYRQRSWLVDVPDVPLDEIAELVRRCPEAKFVLVNGIGFVNSPLGQKGSELPPNYFIEISRLSALLRNEIGQLIENIGAERIVFGTGIPFKYPDPSLVKLEVLEISEDEKEMIRWKNAAKLLGIV, from the coding sequence ATGCTGATAGATGTGAACGCATATCTCGGTCATTTCGCCTTCAGGCGTCTGCGATACAATACCGCAGAGGAACTGCTTAAGCTTATGGACGAGAAAGGAATAGACAAAGCCATCGTCTCAAGCGCAAGCGCCATCACCTACCGGAACGCCCAATCCGGAAACGAGGAGCTTTTCGAGGAGGTGAAAGGGCACGAGGACAGGTTGATCCCGTTTGCCGTCATAAACCCCGCTTATGCCGGATGGGAGGACGACCTGAGGATATGCCGTGAGGAGTTCGGGATGAAGGGCTTGCGGCTCTATCCCAAATGGCACAACTATGAGCTTTCAGACCCCCGCTGCGTGGAGCTGGTAAACCGAGCGACCGAGATGGGGATGGTAATCTCTATACCGATACGTGTGGAGGATTACCGTCAGCGCAGCTGGCTGGTTGATGTGCCCGATGTGCCGCTGGATGAGATAGCGGAGCTGGTGAGAAGATGCCCGGAGGCGAAGTTCGTTCTCGTAAACGGGATAGGGTTCGTCAACTCACCGTTGGGGCAAAAGGGGAGCGAGCTTCCTCCGAACTACTTCATAGAGATCTCACGTCTGAGCGCCCTGCTTCGAAACGAGATAGGTCAACTGATAGAGAACATCGGCGCCGAGCGCATCGTCTTCGGAACTGGCATCCCGTTCAAGTATCCCGACCCATCGCTTGTGAAGCTTGAGGTGTTGGAGATAAGCGAAGATGAGAAGGAGATGATCAGGTGGAAAAACGCCGCCAAACTGCTCGGTATCGTCTGA